In a single window of the Alosa sapidissima isolate fAloSap1 chromosome 18, fAloSap1.pri, whole genome shotgun sequence genome:
- the LOC121689754 gene encoding erythroid membrane-associated protein-like, with protein MKRIKSHAVDVTLDPDTAHASLILSADGKRVRYGDTKQNVPDNLKRFSPVVSVLGKQGFSAGRFYYEVQVKGKTAWTLGVARESITRKGKSPKNGYWTIRLRNGTEYKALADPSVPLSLKEKPHRVGVFVDYEAGLVSFYDADCWYHLYSYNVKFTEKLYPFFYPGLNDGGKNSSPLIICSVSICPIN; from the exons ATGAAGAGGATTAAAAGTCATGCAG tGGATGTGACTCTGGATCCTGACACAGCACATGCCTCTCTCATCCTGTCTGCTGATGGGAAACGAGTGAGATATGGTGACACAAAACAGAATGTCCCTGACAACCTAAAAAGGTTCAGTCCTGTTGTAAGTGTCTTGGGAAAACAGGGGTTTTCTGCAGGCAGATTCTACTATGAGGTTCAGGTCAAGGGGAAGACTGCGTGGACCTTAGGGGTGGCCAGAGAGTCCATTACCAGGAAGGGAAAGAGCCCTAAGAATGGATACTGGACAATACGTCTGCGTAATGGGACTGAGTATAAGGCACTAGCTGATCCCTCTGTTCCCCTCTCCCTGAAAGAGAAGCCCCATAGGGTGGGGGTGTTTGTGGATTATGAGGCAGGTCTGGTCTCCTTTTATGATGCAGACTGTTGGTATCATctctactcttataatgttaagTTCACTGAGAAACTTTACCCATTCTTCTATCCTGGTCTTAATGATGGAGGTAagaactcctctcctctcatcatcTGCTCAGTTTCTATCTGCCCCATCAATTAA